The genomic DNA atattttgagtgTGGATGCTTGAGGAGCAGCGAGGCCTTCCAGGCAGACCGAGCGGAGCAGCCCGTTTACTGGGTCTTCTCGGTGAACGACTCCCACAGGGCAGCGAGCTGAGCCTGCAGGTCCTGAGCGCTGGCGTCCAGCTTGGTCTTCAGCTCCTCTCCGTACGGAGTGAGGCTCTGCTGGATCTCCTGGGTTTTCTGGGTGAGCTGGGCCTCGAAGCTCTGGGCCGCGGGGATCACGCTGCTCTGAAACTCCTCCAGGCTCTGCTCCATCTTTTGCTTCATCTCCTCGGTGAAGGGAACCATCTGCGCCTGCAGCTCGCTCACGCTCTTAGCCAGCTGGTCCTTCAGCTCCTGGCTCTTCTGCCCCAGGAGGGCCTTCAGGGCCTCTGGGTCCATGGCCGTGGCGTAGGGGGCCGCgtccttcttcatctcctccaccttcGTCTGCAGGTGCGCCACCAGCTCATCTGCGTAGGGCTGCATCTTTGTGCCCACGGCGGCCAGGTCTTTCTCCAGACGAGCCTTCAGCTGATCCGCCTCCCGGGTAAACTGAGCCATGAAGTCTTGGGTCAGAGGAGCCGCCTGAGTGCGCAGAGCGACGACGTACTGATTCACGGTGTCGGCGCTCTGAGAGATCCTGGtgctgaaagacacacacaaaaaccaggTAAGTGAAACATGTAGTATGTTTCTAATGGCAGTGGGCCTCTTTTTGTTCAATCCTAGTCTCTTACTTGACTTCCTGTCCCAGCTCAGACTGTCTGATCTGCTTCAGGGAGTCCTCAGCAGTGAGTGTCGCTTTGGCAACGTAATCCCAGAAAGCATCTTTCACCACCTCCAGGTTGCTCTTGGGCGGCTGCTGCCACAGGACGTTGGCATCGCAAACTTCGGATGGAATTGAGCAGATGTTAGAGCCCGAACACTTGGGatccagcttttttttaaagcaaggtGAAAATTCACTCACCAGAGAAAACAGCAAGTGCGAGAACCACGAGTACCTTCATGATTGACCTTGACCCTGTTGGATGAAGAGAAAACGTAGAATTTTTGAAGAAGAGCATGTAAAAATGTTCTATCTGAACATTAGTTTAATCAtggatttattaaaaatgttaaattataaaaaagattTACCTTGCAGAGGCAGCTCGTCTCTTCGTCGGTCTGGTGACTTGTGTGGTGCAGACTGCCGCTCGGAGTTTTTATAGCCACAATCAAGGGTAAAGTCCTGCTCCCGTTGCCCCGTTGGACTGATTCTTGTCCCTGCTGTCATCCCACGTCATTTTGTTGCGAGAGTCATTGCCTGGTCATCTTTTGTCACATAATATACCTATTTGCAGACATCTGAATTGGCTGAACAATGACTTATACTCACAGCATCACGCTCAGCAGCTGAGCAGAAAGCAAAAGGATGTTTGTGATTTCTCTATTTTAATCAGAGTGGGACGTCTTTTTTCCAAGTTCCCTCTAAGACTTTAGCTCCTCTGACAGTTTTATCAGTTTGTCAGGAGGGAACCGACGTGTGAGGAAACCAGACATTCTTCAGTGGAGATAATCTGCAGGTCGGGTGGAACGACTGGATCAAAGTCCGGCTCAGATTTCaccgacaaaaaaaaccctccgaCAACTATAGTTTGGAATGGAAACAAGTATAAGACAGTTATTGCGAGTCAAATAGTAATAATCACATTATTTCAACTGATCATTAAGGTTTCTGATGAGGAATCCAAATCCAAGTCCCAACGGGGGTTTTCACTAATTTCAATTAAATAAGCAGCTCCTATTATTTCTCACTGCTTCATATATATGATGTTGGGCAGGTggtttaatgttgtggctgatcagtgaATTCCCGGTGAATTCTCAACAACTATTAACGAGGTTTTCCAGGAAATTCAGTCCATTCATTATTCTCATCAGGATGAATCATAATAGTTCAGTCGTCTATTTACTTCCTCAGTTCAGAAGTTTAATTTGTCTATTACTATCATTTGTAATTAACAACCTGCAGCATTCATCTGTCATTGGACCCTCAGATCAGACAAGGAATAAaagtcccccccaaaaacacaatCTTCTGGATGAAGAACATTGAAAGTAAATCTTAAGAAATTTACATTTCTCTTATAAAACTTGTCATTGGGACATAACATCAGTACAACAAAGGATCCGAGTCAACTCAGACGGTGTTTGACCTCTGGGGCCGTCCAGGACACGCCACTGCAGTGATGTGGAAGCAGAAGCGACAGCGCGGCACTCAGCGCTGGACTTtactcctctgtttcctccgcACCGCCTCAGCTGCCTATATATGCTCAGCGACGaatgacacacagtcacagcttCCAACATCTCACCGACTGCACAGCAGGCTCAGGTAAGGCGCCAAATAACAGTGTGGCACCTCTGAGGTTATtgtttatgggaaaaaaaataaccaaaaaaggGCTAATTTCTCATGTTTCCTTTCAGCCATGAAGGTCCTCGTCGTGCTCGTCCTCGCCGTTTTCAGCGgtaagtttttttaaaaaaaattttgtgaaaatctacatttttcatcacttgAGATGGGAGTACGTGGACAGTTGACATTTCCTGCTCATTGCCTCTGTTCTCTCCTCAGGTTGCAATGCCCAGTTCGTGAGGCAGCGGCAGCCCAAACACCAGGTCGACATGGTGAAGGATGCTTTCTGGGACTATGTCTCCAAGGCAACCTTGACCGCCGAGGACTCCCTGAAGCAGATCCAACAGTCTGAGctgggaaaggaagtgaagtaAGACTCGGAATCATTAGATCAAAATCTTAAAGAGTTAAAAGTGGTTCGCTCATAGCGTCGTTCTTCAGAAAGAGACAGGTACGTCCCCAGGagtcggtggagaccaaagacAGAGTTAAAAGAGAGTAACTCCTCCGTAACCgctgaatgtgaaaacaagGAACCATGTCAATATACTTAACAAAGGGTGTCCTGTACCTCTGTGgccattaaaaagaaaactcaactTAGTTAATCGGCTTCATCGGGACTCTATGGGTTGAGTTTGAGATTTAATTGGAAGTGACCAAATAACACACTGTAAGTATCATCTGATATAAATGCTGAATTCAGATTTAGCTGAGTCGCGCCCATTTTTGAGcagaaatagaaataacaaaattTATTGGGACCTTTACTCAAAATCAGAAGCTTCAAAGAAGTTGGAGAAAATacgttttgaacattttcattgaaTTACTGACtttatggtcattttttttgtctaaagtTTTAGAACATAACGGATGTTTCCATGACTTATTCAAAGTGTCctcatgtttgtgtctctgcagcagcctcaTCTCCGAGAGCACCAGCGCCGTCAACGTGTTCACCGACGCCCTGCGCACTCAGGTGACCCCTCTGACCCAGGACCTCATGTCCAAATTTACCCAGGAGGCTGAGCTGCTGAAGGCTCGTCTGGAGAAGGACCTGACCGCTGTGAGCGCCGGCCTGCAGCCCTACGCCGAGGAGCTGGTGGCAGACCTCCAGAGGCAGGCAGAGGGGCTGAAGAACGACGCCACCCCCTACGCCGAGGCCATGGACCCAGAGGCCCTGAGGGCCGTCGTGCTGCAGAAGAgccaggagctgaaggagcagctggacaAGAGCGTGGACGGGCTGCAGGCCCGGATGGTTCCCTTCACCGAGGAGATGAGGCAGAAGATGGAGCAGAGTCTGGAGAAGTTCCAGAGCAGCGTGATCCCCATGGCCCAGAGCTTCCAGAGCCAGCTGACCCAGAAGACCCAGGAGATCCAGCGGAACCTGGCCCCATacggagaggagctgcagacCAAGCTGGACGCCGACACTCAGAACCTGAAGAAGCAGCTGGCCGCTCTCTGGAAGATCTTCACCAAGCTGACCCagtgaaaagacaaacatcTTTGATGTCTGCACAATCagggacaaagaaaaagtgcaatacctcatttttcatgttttttcgtGTTTCTCTCTTAAAAAGTGTCCATATTTCGTCTTGACTGTTTACAACCATTCGGTGTTTTCTGTAAAAGAACAATAAACAGGGTGAATGTATTCTTCTTTGTCGTGGACCTTTCTCCttgtttgaaatggaaaacacacagaaggattttcctcaacaacaacatccattGAGAATAAAAATACATCTTGAAGCTGTAAATCCACGCACAAAACTCATGTTGTCCAACACTTTAAAACACTGAGTGTGAATCTTTCTGAGGGGGTGTTAAAGTAAGATCATTGAACCTCTTTTAATAGAAAATCCCTTTACTTAGGAAAAATTGAATGCGTAAAGCAACTGCTCAATTCAGCAAAAACAGCCGTTTTTGTTCTGGTATGACTGGTGACTTAAGGTAACAAACTCTAGACAACTTTAAATAGATTGTGTGTTATCGCTGATATTCCCAAGTCAGATTGTTGACCTGACAGTTCTGCCCTACTTGTGATGCTGATAAGCAACTTTTTACTGTCTCGCGCCTTGTCGAACACTAAGTCAATTTTTCAACAAAAGTTACATAACCTTTCCTACTTTCCTCAGTTCggcaaaaaatttaattttaaacgAGCAAATTCCTAAAGAAAGAgtagcaacaacaaaagagacaaattaGAGTGGCACTCAGTTGGTCGGATATCTCTACCAAAGCCCAACAGTCCAACGAGGCCCCTAAATATACCAGATTTTATATCAATCCATAAAAAATCGTAGaaaatttcaacaacaaaaaaacccccagaacGGAAACAGTTTGGGGACAGTGTGTTCTGATGCTTCGACAAAAATACTTGATAATGATGCTGAACATTGTCAGTTTCCAGCAAATAAAAGTGTTTCAAAGcccaaaatattgaaaacacacagagctttTTCATCTTAGTCATCGATTTTGTGACTAACACTAAACTCTACCCCCTGGGACCGCTcgtccttttcttctttcattaaaTGATTTTTAGAGGCCTGATGAGGAATAATTACccgggaaaaaactgaaattgcaCAAGAAAATCGGGTTGAACAACACTGCTATAGTCAACATTAGAAAAACGTACTCCTTTTCATATTAATGAACTGGAATCACTCACATGACTCTCCGGGTTATCATTAATGGATTTAAAGGAACCATGTCTGTTTAACAGTTAGACCAAAAGCAGATTTCCATCTTCACAGATGATGAAGTTATTCATTGATCACGCTGATCCGTATTGAGCGTGCAGACGTTTATTGGAAGTTTTCCCTCTTGTAAAAGTTTATGCAGGCAGCAGTTGTTAAA from Scophthalmus maximus strain ysfricsl-2021 chromosome 22, ASM2237912v1, whole genome shotgun sequence includes the following:
- the LOC118292154 gene encoding apolipoprotein A-I, with translation MTAGTRISPTGQREQDFTLDCGYKNSERQSAPHKSPDRRRDELPLQGSRSIMKVLVVLALAVFSVCDANVLWQQPPKSNLEVVKDAFWDYVAKATLTAEDSLKQIRQSELGQEVNTRISQSADTVNQYVVALRTQAAPLTQDFMAQFTREADQLKARLEKDLAAVGTKMQPYADELVAHLQTKVEEMKKDAAPYATAMDPEALKALLGQKSQELKDQLAKSVSELQAQMVPFTEEMKQKMEQSLEEFQSSVIPAAQSFEAQLTQKTQEIQQSLTPYGEELKTKLDASAQDLQAQLAALWESFTEKTQ
- the apoa4a gene encoding apolipoprotein A-IV a produces the protein MTHSHSFQHLTDCTAGSAMKVLVVLVLAVFSGCNAQFVRQRQPKHQVDMVKDAFWDYVSKATLTAEDSLKQIQQSELGKEVNSLISESTSAVNVFTDALRTQVTPLTQDLMSKFTQEAELLKARLEKDLTAVSAGLQPYAEELVADLQRQAEGLKNDATPYAEAMDPEALRAVVLQKSQELKEQLDKSVDGLQARMVPFTEEMRQKMEQSLEKFQSSVIPMAQSFQSQLTQKTQEIQRNLAPYGEELQTKLDADTQNLKKQLAALWKIFTKLTQ